A stretch of the Elephas maximus indicus isolate mEleMax1 chromosome 3, mEleMax1 primary haplotype, whole genome shotgun sequence genome encodes the following:
- the LOC126071165 gene encoding olfactory receptor 7G3-like has product MKSENHTGVSGFLLLGLSEDPEVQPLLFGLFLSMYLVTVLGNLLIILAVISDSHLHTPMYFFLSNLSFVDICFTSTTVPKMLVNIQTENRAISYTGCLTQVYFFTVFIRMENLLLTVMAYDRFVAICHPLYYTVIMSPHLCGLLILLSFFISIMNALLQSLMVFHLSFCTDLEISHFFCELAQILKLACSDTFINNTHVYLVTSLLGVGSLSGIIFSYFRIVSSILRIPSTGGKYKTFSTCGSHLSVVSLFYGTCMGVYLSSAATLSSRRRAVASVMYTVITPMMNPLIYSLRNRDMKGP; this is encoded by the coding sequence atgaaatcaGAAAACCACACAGGTGTCTCAGGATTCCTCCTTCTGGGCCTCTCTGAGGATCCGGAAGTGCAGCCCTTACTCTTTGGACtcttcctgtccatgtacctggTCACTGTGCTTgggaacctgctcatcatcctggctgtcATCTCTGACTCCCAcctgcacacccccatgtacttcttcctctccaacttgTCCTTTGTTGACATCTGTTTCACCTCCACCACAGTCCCCAAGATGCTGGTAAACATCCAGACAGAGAACAGAGCCATCAGTTACACAGGCTGCCTTACTCAGGTCTATTTTTTCACGGTTTTTATACGTATGGAAAATTTACTCCTGactgtgatggcctatgaccggttTGTGGCCATCTGCCACCCTCTGTATTACACAGTCATCATGAGCCCCCACCTCTGTGGCCTACTGATTCTACTCTCTTTCTTCATTAGCATCATGAACGCCCTGCTCCAGAGTCTGATGGTGTTTCATCTGTCCTTCTGCACAGACCTAGAAATCTCTCACTTCTTTTGTGAACTTGCTCAGATCCTCAAGCTGGCCTGCTCTGATACCTTCATCAATAACACCCACGTGTATTTAGTGACTAGCCTGTTGGGTGTGGGTTCTCTCTCTGGGATCATATTCTCTTACTTTCGTATCGTCTCCTCCATCCTAAGAATCCCATCGACCGGTGGCAAGTATAAGACTTTTtccacctgtgggtctcacctaTCTGTTGTTTCCTTGTTCTACGGGACCTGTATGGGGGTCTACCTTAGCTCTGcagctactctgtcctctaggaggagagcagtggcCTCTGTCATGTACactgtgatcactcccatgatgaaccCCCTTATCTACAGCTTGAGGAATAGGGACATGAAAGGGCCTTGA